A window from Pseudomonas alloputida encodes these proteins:
- a CDS encoding ABC transporter substrate-binding protein: protein MRLVATVAGLALALTGLNASAETIRIAIGTQDTTINCATGGLLIRELGLLDKYLPHDGKYKDATYQVEWKNFTSGAPLTNEMVAGKLDFGAMADFPGSFNGVAHLDAGKRSLFISVLSGSVHGSGNGIVVPAASSVQSLAELKGKTISVPFASTAHGMLLRAVAAQGWDPQKDVRIIAQAPEIAGSALRSNRIEAHADFVPFAELFPNRGFARKIYDGAQANAPTFHGALVDADYAKKYPEVVTAYLRASLEADRLIAAQPEKYSELIEKVTGIEAEVNYLFHGPLGLQTRDLTWKPEYRQAVATSIDTLKLLKKTDRGLDTGKFIDDQYIRAAFKEAGLDYDKALKDYDVLPLKADDALTGQPITDFSRLAQIWVRGEDKVRHYTSPEAALGALAQLEQEGKDIRAIYAQAADSGIKLLANQAWFVRNGKGELAAFLLKDQAEQYAKAHGGEALDFVSANQKLVAQR, encoded by the coding sequence ATGCGCCTTGTTGCAACCGTGGCCGGCCTCGCGCTGGCGCTCACTGGCCTGAACGCCAGCGCCGAAACCATACGCATCGCCATCGGCACCCAGGACACCACCATCAACTGCGCCACCGGTGGCCTGCTGATCCGTGAGCTGGGCCTGCTGGACAAGTACCTGCCGCACGACGGCAAGTACAAGGACGCCACCTACCAGGTCGAGTGGAAGAACTTCACCAGCGGTGCGCCGCTGACCAACGAAATGGTCGCCGGCAAGCTCGACTTCGGCGCCATGGCCGACTTCCCAGGGTCATTCAACGGCGTTGCCCATCTGGATGCCGGCAAGCGCAGCCTGTTCATCAGTGTGCTGTCGGGCAGCGTGCATGGCAGCGGCAACGGCATCGTCGTGCCCGCCGCCTCCAGCGTGCAGTCGCTGGCGGAGCTCAAGGGCAAGACCATTTCCGTGCCGTTCGCCTCCACTGCCCACGGCATGCTGTTGCGCGCCGTCGCCGCGCAGGGCTGGGACCCGCAGAAGGATGTGCGGATCATCGCCCAGGCGCCGGAAATCGCCGGCTCCGCCCTGCGCAGCAACCGCATCGAAGCCCACGCCGACTTCGTGCCGTTCGCCGAGTTATTCCCCAACCGTGGCTTCGCCCGCAAGATCTACGATGGCGCCCAGGCCAACGCACCGACCTTCCATGGTGCCTTGGTCGATGCCGACTACGCGAAGAAGTACCCGGAAGTGGTCACCGCCTACCTGCGCGCCAGCCTTGAAGCCGACCGCCTGATCGCTGCGCAGCCTGAGAAGTACAGCGAGTTGATCGAGAAGGTCACGGGTATCGAAGCCGAGGTCAATTACCTGTTCCACGGCCCGCTTGGCCTGCAGACCCGCGACCTGACCTGGAAGCCTGAATACCGCCAGGCAGTGGCTACATCCATCGATACGCTCAAGCTGCTGAAAAAGACCGACCGTGGCCTGGACACCGGCAAGTTCATCGACGACCAGTACATCCGTGCCGCCTTCAAAGAGGCAGGCCTTGACTACGACAAGGCGCTGAAAGACTACGACGTACTGCCACTCAAGGCCGATGACGCGCTGACCGGCCAACCGATCACCGACTTCAGCCGCCTGGCGCAGATCTGGGTGCGCGGTGAAGACAAGGTCCGCCACTACACTTCGCCGGAGGCCGCCCTTGGTGCCTTGGCCCAGCTGGAGCAGGAGGGCAAGGACATCCGCGCCATCTACGCCCAGGCCGCCGACAGTGGCATCAAATTGCTCGCCAACCAGGCCTGGTTCGTGCGCAACGGTAAAGGCGAACTGGCGGCATTCCTGCTCAAGGACCAGGCCGAGCAGTATGCCAAGGCCCATGGTGGCGAGGCGCTGGACTTCGTCAGCGCCAACCAGAAGCTGGTCGCCCAGCGCTGA